A genomic window from Lutra lutra chromosome 17, mLutLut1.2, whole genome shotgun sequence includes:
- the LOC125089027 gene encoding zinc finger protein 211-like isoform X1 encodes MAAAAPADPAQGSVTFEDVVVYFSWEEWGLLDETQRCLYHDVMLENFALVISLGCWYGMEEEEALSVQQVSMGRTSSPAPSVWRTQPCDKCVLLGRDILYLGEDQGAHRGQNYICEACGKLWLDTNLQPQKHNEEKPFRWDMELVTRYKLHVSGKPFPCGGVGKDFLAIVSLLRHQATLKGAEPHSSFEHGDSFQGRKSPPEYSDHGKSFSYDCKLFQHQQLHPRESYHDWDNCEKPFNQSSILSHCPRAYPEARSYECNECGKSFSQSYNLIQHHRIHTGARPYKCSECGKAFSFKFRLVQHLQIHTRVRPYACGECGKAFSYSSTLIKHQRVHTREKPYKCGECGNSFSQSSNLIQHQKIHSGARPYKCNECAKSFSYKCKLVQHLRIHTGERPYECGECGKSFSHRSTLNQHQRIHTGARPYKCGECEKSFSQKSNLIQHRRVHTGEKPYECGECGKSFSQSSHIIQHRKLHTR; translated from the exons ATGGCGGCAGCTGCGCCCGCGGACCCGGCTCAG GGTAGTGTGACCTTCGAAGACGTGGTTGTGTACTTCTCCTGGGAAGAGTGGGGGCTCCTTGACGAGACACAGAGATGCCTGTACCAtgatgtgatgctggagaacttcGCACTCGTGATCTCACTAG GTTGTTGGTACggaatggaggaggaggaggcccttTCGGTGCAGCAGGTGTCCATGGGCAGGACTTCAAGTCCAGCTCCATCCGTGTGGAGAACTCAGCCCTGTGACAAGTGTGTCTTGCTTGGTAGAGACATTTTGTACCTGGGTGAGGACCAAGGAGCACATCGTGGGCAGAACTACATCTGCGAGGCATGTGGGAAACTGTGGTTGGACACAAATCTTCAGCCCCAGAAGCACAATGAGGAGAAGCCATTCAGATGGGACATGGAGCTTGTGACAAGGTACAAACTGCACGTGTCAGGGAAGCCTTTCCCCTGTGGAGGAGTTGGGAAGGACTTCCTGGCCATCGTGAGCCTTCTCCGGCACCAGGCCACTCTCAAAGGAGCCGAGCCTCACAGCAGCTTTGAACATGGGGACTCCTTTCAGGGTAGAAAAAGTCCACCCGAGTACAGCGACCACGGGAAGTCCTTTAGCTATGACTGTAAACTTTTCCAGCATCAGCAACTGCACCCCAGAGAAAGTTACCACGACTGGGATAACTGTGAGAAGCCTTTTAACCAAAGCTCCATCCTTAGTCACTGCCCGAGAGCTTACCCAGAAGCGAGGTCTTACGAGTGTAACGAATGTGGGAAATCCTTCAGCCAAAGCTACAACCTCATTCAGCACCACAGGATTCACACTGGCGCCAGGCCTTACAAATGCAGcgaatgtggaaaagccttcagctTCAAGTTCAGACTCGTCCAGCATCTGCAGATTCACACTCGCGTGAGGCCTTACGCCTGTGGCGAATGCGGAAAAGCCTTCAGCTACAGCTCGACCCTCATCAAACACCAGAGAGTACACACGCGAGAAAAGCCTTACAAGTGTGGGGAGTGTGGGAATTCCTTCAGCCAAAGCTCCAACCTCATCCAGCACCAGAAGATCCACAGCGGAGCAAGGCCCTACAAGTGCAACGAATGTGCCAAGTCCTTCAGCTACAAGTGCAAGCTCGTTCAGCACCTGCGCATTCACACCGGGGAGCGGCCTTACGAGTGCGGAGAGTGCGGCAAGTCCTTCAGCCATAGGTCCACGCTCAACCAGCACCAGAGAATTCACACGGGAGCCAGACCTTATAAGTGCGGGGAGTGTGAGAAATCCTTCAGCCAAAAGTCCAACCTCATCCAGCACCGGAGAGtccacacgggcgagaagccTTACGAGTGTGGAGAATGTGGGAAGTCCTTCAGCCAAAGCTCCCACATCATTCAACACCGAAAACTTCACACCAGATAA
- the LOC125089027 gene encoding zinc finger protein 501-like isoform X2 has translation MLENFALVISLGCWYGMEEEEALSVQQVSMGRTSSPAPSVWRTQPCDKCVLLGRDILYLGEDQGAHRGQNYICEACGKLWLDTNLQPQKHNEEKPFRWDMELVTRYKLHVSGKPFPCGGVGKDFLAIVSLLRHQATLKGAEPHSSFEHGDSFQGRKSPPEYSDHGKSFSYDCKLFQHQQLHPRESYHDWDNCEKPFNQSSILSHCPRAYPEARSYECNECGKSFSQSYNLIQHHRIHTGARPYKCSECGKAFSFKFRLVQHLQIHTRVRPYACGECGKAFSYSSTLIKHQRVHTREKPYKCGECGNSFSQSSNLIQHQKIHSGARPYKCNECAKSFSYKCKLVQHLRIHTGERPYECGECGKSFSHRSTLNQHQRIHTGARPYKCGECEKSFSQKSNLIQHRRVHTGEKPYECGECGKSFSQSSHIIQHRKLHTR, from the exons atgctggagaacttcGCACTCGTGATCTCACTAG GTTGTTGGTACggaatggaggaggaggaggcccttTCGGTGCAGCAGGTGTCCATGGGCAGGACTTCAAGTCCAGCTCCATCCGTGTGGAGAACTCAGCCCTGTGACAAGTGTGTCTTGCTTGGTAGAGACATTTTGTACCTGGGTGAGGACCAAGGAGCACATCGTGGGCAGAACTACATCTGCGAGGCATGTGGGAAACTGTGGTTGGACACAAATCTTCAGCCCCAGAAGCACAATGAGGAGAAGCCATTCAGATGGGACATGGAGCTTGTGACAAGGTACAAACTGCACGTGTCAGGGAAGCCTTTCCCCTGTGGAGGAGTTGGGAAGGACTTCCTGGCCATCGTGAGCCTTCTCCGGCACCAGGCCACTCTCAAAGGAGCCGAGCCTCACAGCAGCTTTGAACATGGGGACTCCTTTCAGGGTAGAAAAAGTCCACCCGAGTACAGCGACCACGGGAAGTCCTTTAGCTATGACTGTAAACTTTTCCAGCATCAGCAACTGCACCCCAGAGAAAGTTACCACGACTGGGATAACTGTGAGAAGCCTTTTAACCAAAGCTCCATCCTTAGTCACTGCCCGAGAGCTTACCCAGAAGCGAGGTCTTACGAGTGTAACGAATGTGGGAAATCCTTCAGCCAAAGCTACAACCTCATTCAGCACCACAGGATTCACACTGGCGCCAGGCCTTACAAATGCAGcgaatgtggaaaagccttcagctTCAAGTTCAGACTCGTCCAGCATCTGCAGATTCACACTCGCGTGAGGCCTTACGCCTGTGGCGAATGCGGAAAAGCCTTCAGCTACAGCTCGACCCTCATCAAACACCAGAGAGTACACACGCGAGAAAAGCCTTACAAGTGTGGGGAGTGTGGGAATTCCTTCAGCCAAAGCTCCAACCTCATCCAGCACCAGAAGATCCACAGCGGAGCAAGGCCCTACAAGTGCAACGAATGTGCCAAGTCCTTCAGCTACAAGTGCAAGCTCGTTCAGCACCTGCGCATTCACACCGGGGAGCGGCCTTACGAGTGCGGAGAGTGCGGCAAGTCCTTCAGCCATAGGTCCACGCTCAACCAGCACCAGAGAATTCACACGGGAGCCAGACCTTATAAGTGCGGGGAGTGTGAGAAATCCTTCAGCCAAAAGTCCAACCTCATCCAGCACCGGAGAGtccacacgggcgagaagccTTACGAGTGTGGAGAATGTGGGAAGTCCTTCAGCCAAAGCTCCCACATCATTCAACACCGAAAACTTCACACCAGATAA